The proteins below come from a single Vibrio natriegens NBRC 15636 = ATCC 14048 = DSM 759 genomic window:
- the gppA gene encoding guanosine-5'-triphosphate,3'-diphosphate diphosphatase → MSQAGSSPLYAAIDLGSNSFHMLVVRHIDGSVQTMAKIKRKVRLAAGLDEHNSLSMEAMQRGWDCLSLFAERLQDIPKQNIRIVGTATLRTATNVDEFLEKARQILGHPIEVISGEEEAATIYKGVAHTSGGSGRRLVVDIGGASTELIIGEGFEAKALTSLKMGCVTWLENFFKDRQLNARNFDAAIEGAKQTIKPILEQYIDLGWDVCVGASGTVQALQEIMLAQGMDEVITHSKLKRLQKQAMLADHLEELDIEGLTLERALVFPSGLSILIAVFELLEIDAMTLAGGALREGLVYEMVEELRQKDIRSRTICSVQSRYQLDCEYGEQVATLASKLLQQAGGDAWIAEPQGEVLLETTAKLHEIGLTIDFKKGGEHSAYLLQNLDLPGFTRAQKFFIGEIARRYREQLTSLPEQHALSGNSAKRLLRLLRLAVLLTHRRNQSLEPQVELSAEGDNLTLSIDAKWLEANPLTAAELEIESNRQTDIGWPLTISAL, encoded by the coding sequence ATGAGTCAAGCAGGATCATCACCGCTATACGCCGCCATCGACCTCGGGTCGAACAGTTTTCACATGCTCGTTGTGCGTCACATCGATGGCAGCGTTCAAACAATGGCTAAAATTAAGCGCAAAGTTCGTCTAGCGGCGGGCTTAGATGAACATAATTCTCTTAGTATGGAAGCTATGCAGCGAGGATGGGACTGCTTAAGTCTATTTGCGGAACGCTTGCAAGATATTCCTAAACAGAACATTCGTATCGTCGGTACTGCGACATTACGTACTGCGACGAATGTGGATGAGTTTCTCGAGAAAGCACGTCAAATTCTTGGTCATCCGATCGAAGTTATCTCCGGTGAAGAAGAAGCGGCGACTATTTATAAAGGCGTCGCTCATACTTCTGGTGGCAGTGGCCGCCGTCTTGTGGTCGATATTGGCGGTGCCAGCACTGAACTTATCATCGGAGAGGGTTTTGAAGCCAAAGCACTCACCAGTTTAAAAATGGGCTGCGTGACCTGGTTGGAGAACTTCTTCAAAGACCGTCAACTGAATGCTCGTAACTTCGATGCCGCCATAGAAGGTGCAAAACAGACTATCAAGCCGATTTTAGAGCAGTATATCGACTTGGGTTGGGATGTTTGTGTCGGGGCTTCAGGTACCGTTCAGGCGCTACAAGAGATAATGCTGGCGCAGGGAATGGACGAAGTAATTACTCACTCCAAACTTAAACGCCTGCAAAAGCAAGCCATGTTAGCCGATCATTTAGAAGAGCTCGACATAGAAGGCCTGACGCTCGAGCGTGCACTGGTCTTCCCAAGCGGTCTGTCCATTCTGATTGCTGTGTTTGAGTTACTTGAGATAGACGCGATGACACTGGCTGGCGGCGCTCTGCGTGAAGGTCTGGTGTACGAAATGGTCGAAGAATTGCGCCAAAAAGACATTCGCTCACGCACTATCTGCAGTGTTCAAAGTCGTTATCAATTGGATTGCGAGTACGGTGAACAAGTAGCAACCCTTGCAAGTAAGCTATTGCAGCAAGCCGGTGGTGATGCGTGGATTGCGGAGCCTCAGGGTGAAGTTCTACTGGAAACCACAGCCAAGTTACATGAAATTGGCTTAACCATCGACTTTAAAAAAGGTGGTGAACACAGCGCTTACTTGCTGCAAAACTTGGATTTACCGGGGTTCACACGCGCACAAAAATTCTTTATTGGTGAGATAGCCCGCCGTTACCGTGAGCAGCTCACTTCATTACCAGAGCAACATGCACTATCTGGTAACAGTGCAAAACGCCTATTGCGCTTATTGCGACTTGCAGTCTTGCTAACTCATCGACGTAATCAAAGCTTAGAGCCTCAAGTGGAACTTTCTGCCGAAGGTGACAACCTGACATTAAGCATTGATGCTAAGTGGTTAGAAGCCAA